The Moorena producens PAL-8-15-08-1 genomic interval CGCTTTCAGAGGCAAACCCCATGTAAATTCCAAAAGCCTGATCCAGTAAGGATTTAATCAATTGATAAAAACCAGGACTTGATTCTCTTGGTGGGCGTTCACGCTTGTGGGGAAACCCGACCGGGGTCGCACTGTCGCTCTTCATCCTTACTCCGCCAGCATGTACAAAAATATGATGGGTTTGCCCTGCCCTGTGTGCTCATCCAACGCCGAAGCTACTGCTTTCGGACGTGGGATGAATTGCGGCGGAAGCTCAGGAATGGATATTTTTGTTTGTCGAGAGCAATTGGGTTTTGTCGAGATTTGTCCAAGTTTTGGTGAGAAGTATCCTTCAACAAAGGTCTTGCTTGTGCAAGACCCACTGTGATTAGCCTAAACGCAATCTGCCGTACTTGTGCTACTGGTAGTTTCAGCTGCTTTGCGATCGCTTTGAGAGAAACTTTGCCTGTTGTATAATGCCACACTTTGCATTCTAAAACGTTGAGTCGATAATGGGATTGGGGTGGATCGCAGATGGTACTGACTAAACCCCAATCAGGGTCAGGCAATTGCTCAGCCAAAGCCTCCCAGTGCTGCAGTTCCCTTAACCCGATCAATGTTGCTTCTGTTGCCGGTATACTTAAACCGGTCATTTCCAGGGTTGGGATCGGCACGTTCTGCTCGAATTTAAATCGACCATCTTTCAGTTCAAACAAAGGACACACTTGCCGTTGTATTTGAATCTGAAACAACCATTTTAGTTGTGCAGTTTGTAAAATACCTTGACTTTGGAGGTATAAACCCAGTGGCTGATTGGGAGTACATGACTGAGCGAGTTTATTGACTATACTGTGTTTAACCCACTGATGTTGAGCAATCAGGACAATTAAACCCTGATGGTCTAATCGATTAGCTGCTGCCACAATCCGACCCTGATACACCCAAATGTGATGAACTGGTCGCCGGTATCCAGAAACTCTGGGTAAGGCAGTAATTCTCAGCCAACCAGTTTTCTTTCCTTTCTCTAAAAACTGAAAAAGTTCTGGCAAGTATAAGTCGCTTAGGTAACCATTAAGGGACATGTCGGGTAATTAAAACCAAGAGAGCACCTTGAGAGTGTCAACTATGAGTGACAATAAATTATATAGTGTTAGATGGTTTGTGCGGCAAAATCCAAGTTTTAGCTGTCCGGCAAAAGAAGCCCCACACCTAATGCGTAGCATAGGTGTGGGATGAATTTTGCACAGGGTATGTATGGAATTGCGCTTAATATATGTCCTGATCAATAAAGCCGAACGCGCCCCGCGTGGCCTACGGCCTTAAATACTGGGCAAGTCAGCTATTAAAGAGCGAAAAAATCGAATTTTTGTATTGTAAGGCGTGGGTCGGGGCATCCCGGAGACGAAACCTGATTGTTAGTGGAGCCTTAATCAATAAGTTTGTCGGGTAGGGCGGGGACATCGCTGTCTCTTTCCCCCCTCAGAACCGGACGTACAAGTTTCCAAGTATCACGGCTCAAGCAAATCACTAGGGCTTTCCATAATGTATTCGTTGGTGACACAAAATATGAACAAGTTGGAGATTCTTGTAGTTGTCCAAGCCTCCCTTTGATTTAGGGATGACATGATGGACGTGCAGTTCTTCTGTGTTAAACAGAGATTCTTGACACACCGGACATACAAAGTGCTGGTTTTTTGCTATTTTCTGCCACGACTTTTTCGGGTTTCTGGAATCTCGTTTACGCTTGGAGATGAACCATTTTTGGATTTCAGGGTCAGGGTCATCAGGTGACGATTTTCCAGGTATGAGAACATGGCGTTCTATATTAAACCAAGAGAATTTTAGCAAATGGATTCCACTGCTGTGGTCTCCAAATACCCAGTTATCCTTCCTCTCCAAATTGAATCGTCCGAAGTATTTTTGTTTCCTCCAGGTGTCGTTTTTGTTGGGATGTTTTCTTTTGGCGTATCTTCTAGCCCGTTTATGCATCCATTGGTCGAGACTCTCAAAGGTTTTCCTTGCTACTCCTTTACGGTGGTAATTTGCCCAACCTCTAATGATGGGATTGAGTACCGATATTAATTCTTTGACTGAGTTAGATTTATATTTAAGCCAAAGGTGTCGGAGTTGGTCTCGGATTTCCTTGATTGCCTTTTTACTCGGTTTCGTTAACAGTTTGTAGCCAGATTTGCTGTTACTATCACAGTAGTGTCTGATGTTGAACCCCAGAAAATCGAACCCTTCTGTAATGTGAACAATTCGAGTTTTTGACTCTGATAATTGTAGTCCTCTTTGACCTAACCAGAGTTTGAGCTGTTCAAGAACGAGTTGGGCATCTTCTTTGGTTTCACACAAACAAACAAAGTCATCAGCATATCTGACCACTATACGCTTGCCAATAATTTGACCCCGTTTGTCGTATTTGATTCCGAGTGCGTCTTCCATACCATGTAGGGCTATGTTGGCGCTTTAAGGCGACACAATGCCACCCTGGGGTGTTCCGGCTTCTGTTGTGTAGAATGCTCCTTTTTCCACGTAGCCTGCTTTGAGCCATTTTTGTATCAGCTTTCGGGCCGGAAAGTTTCCAATTTTGTTAATAAGAAACTCGTGGCTTATGTTATCGAAGCATCCTTTAATGTCGGCATCCACTACCCATTTTTTCCGTCCGTTTGGACGAATACCACGGAAGATTTTCTCTAGGGCATCATGGGCGCTTCTGCCCGGTCTGAAACCGTAACTTATGCCTTCAAATTGTGCTTCCCAACATGGTTCTAAAGCATTCTTGACTATTGCTTGTAGGCAACGGTCAATTAAGGTGGGAATGCCTAGAGGACGCTTTTTCCCTTTAGATTTGGGAATGTAGACCCTTTTGGCTGGTAGTGGTTTCCAAGGGATAAATTTTGTCAGGGAATCCACCAGTATTCCTCTTCCCGTGGGGTTCAATACTACCAGTCCGTCAACACCGGGAGTTCTTTTTCCCTGGTTGAGTTGTGTACACCTCCTTACTGCCAGGAGAATATTACTGTAAGACTTCATTAGAAGTCTTTGTAGATTTCGGAGTGTCTTCCAACGTTTCTCACGAGTAGCCTTGAAAATTCGCCGTCTCAAGTTCTTAACTACACGGTTAGCTTTTTGCCAATCTATCGATTGCCAATGAGTATAGTTCTTATCAGTTACGTTTACGCCTGCTCCCGGTCATATCTAACTTTTCCTAATAAGTTCAGTTCTCAAACATTGAATTTCCACAGATTCACCAGTCTTCTGTCAGCACCCTTTTGGGTTGGGTATTTCAGGTTGATTACCTGCCCTATCCGTCGAGTTATACCTGTTTTGGCTTTCCTCTGGGGTTTCCCCCTGTCCGGCATTCGCTACTGAAGACCTCCCTCACCCGCATCGGGATTGATAGTCCTCTTGCGATTTCTCTACTTTGAACGTGGAAACTAGCTCAAAGACCGATTCGGGGTTATCCTGTTCCGCACGGGATGGAGATTCAACCAACTTAGGACTCTATCTTTACTCCGGGGTTAGGTGTCCGCGAATGATGCTGGTCATGACATCATTCCTGTGACCCAATCTTCCGTAGTCAGTCACTTTCGGGAGTCAGATGTCACGAAGCATGAGATAGATTTGCTGTTCGCTGTCCATATTGGTTTTGCCCTAGCCTCCCATATGACATGTGACTATCTACTTGGGTTCGGCATTTCCTCTCGCTGTGCGACTCCTGAATTACTTCGGAAGCCGTGAGAGAATGGACACAGGCATTTGGACACTTACCTGGGGAGTTCTTCTGGAATCTCCCACTCTCCCGTGCGACTTTCAGGTCGCACTAACCATGCATCTGCATAGCCGACCAACCATAAAGGCGACCAGTACCTTACGGTAACTTCTGACCGTGTAGTTAATAAAGCTTGCCTAGTATCCGTTCGCGCAGCGTCGGCGAAAGCCGATACCGTTGGGTGGAGTTGGCTTGAAGCCTACACGCTCACTCGTTCGCGAAGCGGCTCTGTAAGAGCAGTGTCAGTGTAGGAGTATGTCACGGAGTCAAGGCGTCAGTTGGAGAGTTTGAATGTCAGCAGTTTCCGATTAGCTAAGACCGCGCATATGCCCCACACCTCAATGGGCAGCATGAGTGTGGAATGAATCGCGAACAGGATATGCATGGATCCAAGGATAGAGCTATCAAACTCCTAATCAACTCAGATGAAGTCATTCCTCTGGGATTGGCCTCTTGTTCCAGTTGTCTTTTTTCAAAATCGGTAATCCTAATTGTTAATTTTTTATCTTTGATTTGACCGTACGTATAATATAATATTACTAGGTCGATAAACAAGAGGGCAAGTCAAATGAGGCTCGCGTACCAGTACCGGCTAAAACCGACAAAATATCAGCAAACTAACATAGAACACTGGCTATCAATGCTGTGTGCTCAATACAATTACTTGTTGGCGGCTCGATTCAGGTGGTACGAAGAAAATCGTTGCTCAATTAATGCTTGCCCTCTGGTCTGTCATCTTCCCGAATTAAGAGACAATCCAGATTATTACTCCCAGAAAAAGACTTTACCCGATCTCAAGAAGACTCATCCTTGGTACAAAGATATCCATTCCCAGGTACTTCAGGATGTAGTTAAAAGAGTGAAGTTAGCTTTTGACAGGTTTATCAAAGGTGACAGTAACGGGAAACGGAGCGGCAGACCCAGGTTTAAAAAACAACACCGTTACCGTACCTTCACTTATCCCCAAATGAAGGAAGGGTGTTTGGAGGACAACCTAATCAACCTACCCAAAATAGGAAAAATAAAGGTTATACTGCATCGCCCTATCCCTGATGGATTCAAAATAAAAACAGCTTCGATCACTAAAAAGTGTGATGGGTATTACCTGGTATTGTCCCTAGAAGATAAAACAGTCCCCGAGATTAAACCTGACATTAATCCTGACTCAATAGTTGGTATTGATGTTGGCCTTAAAGATTTCTTAACTACATCTGAGGGGGAGACGATCAAGATCCCCCAATATTACCGAAAGGCTCAAAAAAGACTAAGGGTTATTCAAAAGAGAGTATCTCGACGTAAGAAGGGAGGTAGCAACAGACTTAAGGCTATAAAGCAACTTGGTAGGCAGCATAAAAAAGTATCAGACAAGCGAAAAGATTTCCATTTTAAAACAGCAAACTACCTGCTATCAAAGCATGATGTAATCGCTCATGAAAAACTAAACGTAAAAGGAATGGCTAAGTCCCGACTGGCATTATCTGTGTTGGATGCGGGATGGTCAAGCTTCCTGACAATCCTAGCAAGCAAAGCCGTTCGCGTAGCGTGGCCTACGGCCTTGAATGCTGGCTTGTTAACGATTCCAGTAAGCCCTAAAAATACTTCACAGAATTGCTCTAATTGTAATAAAGTCCCTAAAAAGCTGCATATTCGGTGGCACGATTGCCCCCATTGTAGATGCAGCATAGACCGCGATCATAATGCGGCAATTAACATCAAAAACAGAGCGGAAGGGCAGTCCGTTCTTAAAGCTCAGCGCCTCCTAAGCGATAGCCGGATTGGCGCTTGTTGCCTACACTGAACCTGCAAGGTCAGTGTAGGAGCTGTCACCTCAACCGCGATCAGCCCCACGTGTCACCTTGGGCGTTGGCTTTTGTTGACTAAAGCCGAGAGTTCTTAGGACAAGGATAAGAGGTAGGTTAGCCATCGCTCCGGGCTTTCCAGGTAGGGAAACAACCTTTGATCACTCAGCCCCTCATAAATCCCAGACAAAGGTTGTTTTTTTGATCGGAGCAAAGATGTTGTACTATAATAGTATGGGTTTGACCATTTCGACAAAGAGCTAAGTTGGAATTAGATAAATTCAATCCTGGATTGAGGCTAGATTATTATAATAGTTGTTTTCAATACTTGGAAACATACCTCAAAAAGCAGGAGCTGTTGAGTTTAAATAGAACTCTTCCTCTACGTCTGAAATCATTTCTTATCGAGATAAGTTCCAAAGAAATGATTTTACTATTCAAGACTAGTTTTATATTGCAGTCTTCTAGACTAGTTTGATTAATAATTCCAGCTTTGGATTAACGGTGATATCAACTGAGCAATCAACTAAAGCGCGAGCAATTCTGAAAATTTTACCAACTCTAAAACGCGCTCTGAGGGAATACAGTTGTGTTGACCTCCATAATTAAGAGTACCTTTAAGTAGTACCTTTAAGTAGTACCTTTAAGGAAGTTTTGATCCCGTTTAAAAAGGGATCATAAGACGACACTTGACCGTCAGTTAAATGTAGATAGGTCACATAAGTTACTAACCAATAAGGGCACTTCTTCTACTAAACCGGTTGTAATTAGTCTAAAAGCAACTTGTTGTACTTTTTCTACTGGTACTCTCAGTTGCCTTGCAATTCTCTTGACAGAAACATTGCCATTGGTGTACTCCCAAACTTGCCACTCTATAGAGTCCAAACTGTATTTAGGTTGACCACCGTTGATACTGACCAAACCGCCATTCGGGTCAGGTAATTTATCTGCCAGAGCTTCCCAGTTGCGGAGCGATCGCAATCCCTTCAACATAGCTATTTTTGTTGGCATACTCAAACCCGTCATTTCTCGTGTTGGTATAGGTACATTCTGTTCAAAGTTAAACTGACAATCTCGGAGCTGAAACAAAGCACAAACATGCTGTAGAATTTGCATTCGAAATAGCTGTTTTAATTGGTCACCCTGTAAAGCACCCTGAGTTTTAAGACATAAACCCAGAGGTTTATCTATGGCACACAGCTGAGCTAACTTAGCAATTACCCGTTCGCTAACCCCGCAGTGTTTAACAATCAGCGATACCAAACCTTGATTGTCTAACCGATCTGCAGCTGCCACCAGGTGACCCTGATACACCCAAATATAATGAGTTCTCCTAGGGGTTACTTGGTTTCTTGGCAAGGGAAGCAACCTTAGCAAACCAGTTTTTTGTCCCTGGGCGATAAACTGAAACACTTCTGGTAGGGAAATATCGGTTAAATGGCCTGTAACAGACATAATTGTTAATTTGCTTCATACTAAAGGGTTAGCGGAAATTACTAATTTATAATATATTAAGATTTGTTAAAAAAACACCTGAAAATAGTTTTTCAAAGTAAACGTCAACGTCCTATGAGCTGAGTGGCTTGTTAATTTGAAATTAAATCCCATATCAATTGATTTACCATCTTGAGAGAAACAATAATTGGTAGCAGTTTCCGAAAGGTCAGACCGATATACTCATGAGGGGTCTCACCCATCGATTGATTATGCACTAGCGATGTTAAGGCTGGTAAAAAAGTTTCCTAGAACGCTTCTACCTTAAGATCTGGAATACCAAAATTATTGCTATGGGCAGATAAATTTTCCAATAAATTTTATATTTAACAAGCGAGGGGAAA includes:
- a CDS encoding DUF4388 domain-containing protein, with translation MSLNGYLSDLYLPELFQFLEKGKKTGWLRITALPRVSGYRRPVHHIWVYQGRIVAAANRLDHQGLIVLIAQHQWVKHSIVNKLAQSCTPNQPLGLYLQSQGILQTAQLKWLFQIQIQRQVCPLFELKDGRFKFEQNVPIPTLEMTGLSIPATEATLIGLRELQHWEALAEQLPDPDWGLVSTICDPPQSHYRLNVLECKVWHYTTGKVSLKAIAKQLKLPVAQVRQIAFRLITVGLAQARPLLKDTSHQNLDKSRQNPIALDKQKYPFLSFRRNSSHVRKQ
- a CDS encoding HNH endonuclease, translated to MCQESLFNTEELHVHHVIPKSKGGLDNYKNLQLVHILCHQRIHYGKP
- a CDS encoding RNA-guided endonuclease InsQ/TnpB family protein is translated as MRLAYQYRLKPTKYQQTNIEHWLSMLCAQYNYLLAARFRWYEENRCSINACPLVCHLPELRDNPDYYSQKKTLPDLKKTHPWYKDIHSQVLQDVVKRVKLAFDRFIKGDSNGKRSGRPRFKKQHRYRTFTYPQMKEGCLEDNLINLPKIGKIKVILHRPIPDGFKIKTASITKKCDGYYLVLSLEDKTVPEIKPDINPDSIVGIDVGLKDFLTTSEGETIKIPQYYRKAQKRLRVIQKRVSRRKKGGSNRLKAIKQLGRQHKKVSDKRKDFHFKTANYLLSKHDVIAHEKLNVKGMAKSRLALSVLDAGWSSFLTILASKAVRVAWPTALNAGLLTIPVSPKNTSQNCSNCNKVPKKLHIRWHDCPHCRCSIDRDHNAAINIKNRAEGQSVLKAQRLLSDSRIGACCLH
- a CDS encoding DUF4388 domain-containing protein, whose product is MSVTGHLTDISLPEVFQFIAQGQKTGLLRLLPLPRNQVTPRRTHYIWVYQGHLVAAADRLDNQGLVSLIVKHCGVSERVIAKLAQLCAIDKPLGLCLKTQGALQGDQLKQLFRMQILQHVCALFQLRDCQFNFEQNVPIPTREMTGLSMPTKIAMLKGLRSLRNWEALADKLPDPNGGLVSINGGQPKYSLDSIEWQVWEYTNGNVSVKRIARQLRVPVEKVQQVAFRLITTGLVEEVPLLVSNLCDLSTFN